The proteins below are encoded in one region of Methanospirillum lacunae:
- a CDS encoding PKD domain-containing protein, whose amino-acid sequence MKRLCFIEKKREYETICSNLFFLLLAGCICIFGVGYPIADLVDISNNSTGINTTSTNFPFTDAGLISGFNYPEDPDMRAHPHFRSDGGETGHNNTTVSSLTSIQERETGSSELNAKAMKFTWQRCFGGSSYETPISIKQTSDGGFLIGGYTDSYDGDCSENHGSYDFIIVKVDASEDIVWKKCLGGSWFDEECEIISTPDGGCFVVGSSNSDDGDVSGNHGSTDFWVVKLDGSGNIVWQKSLGGSSYDVPSQAIQTADGGFLIGGWTGSSDGDVTGYHGYTDIWVVKLDSSGEMKWQKCLGGSAYDRPYSLIQTTDGGFLIGGYTGSSDGDVTGNHGDADIWAVKLDPAGELKWQKCLGGKKSDRLYSLIQTIDGGFLITGDTRSSDGDVTGNHGEMDIWVVKLDSSGEMKWQKCLGGSADDFSFSAIQASDGGLQIRGITYSNDGDVTGNHGDADIWAVKLGPAGELKWQKCLGGSADESPTSAIQTIDGEFLIGGYTCSSDGDVTGYHGGTDIWVVKLDPAGELKWQKCIGGSADDYPISIIQITDNQYVVYGSTYSFDGDIVGNHGEEDLWLGLIDTRYQVIATSDSMTIAYPPGTRSYEEGTNAAYLAQAKPGADLVNVSVDGTQVGPVSNWTFSQISSDHTFATTGQPTPGQVHAFFTLNTTWGAVPLTVQFTNQSLGEPTSFQWDFGDGETSTERDPVHTYTTPGTYSVTLQAHNAWTGGVATLSHALTATAGIVPSPTPTPVPGEITAAFSADRTTGSAPMHVSFMDLSTGNPTSWVWSFGDGTFSASQNITHMYSAKGTYSVSLTAQNIANSCTIEKSGYITVT is encoded by the coding sequence ATGAAAAGACTTTGTTTTATTGAGAAGAAGAGAGAATATGAGACCATATGCAGCAACCTGTTTTTCCTGCTGCTGGCCGGGTGTATATGCATATTCGGAGTCGGTTATCCCATTGCAGATTTAGTGGATATATCCAATAATTCAACAGGTATCAATACAACATCAACAAATTTCCCTTTTACTGATGCCGGGCTTATTTCAGGTTTCAATTATCCGGAAGACCCGGATATGAGGGCACACCCTCATTTCAGATCAGATGGGGGTGAGACTGGACATAACAACACCACCGTTTCTTCATTGACATCCATCCAGGAAAGAGAGACCGGAAGTTCAGAACTAAATGCCAAGGCTATGAAATTCACATGGCAGAGATGTTTTGGAGGGTCATCGTATGAAACACCCATATCGATAAAACAGACATCAGACGGAGGATTTCTGATCGGAGGGTATACAGATTCATATGATGGAGATTGTTCAGAAAATCACGGCTCGTATGATTTTATTATCGTAAAAGTGGATGCATCAGAAGATATTGTATGGAAAAAATGCCTTGGAGGGTCATGGTTTGATGAGGAATGCGAGATCATCTCCACACCCGATGGGGGGTGTTTTGTAGTAGGTTCTTCCAACTCTGATGATGGAGACGTCTCCGGAAACCACGGAAGTACCGACTTCTGGGTTGTAAAACTGGATGGATCAGGAAACATAGTATGGCAGAAAAGCCTCGGGGGGTCATCATATGATGTGCCCTCTCAGGCAATTCAGACTGCTGATGGAGGATTCCTCATTGGAGGATGGACAGGTTCATCTGACGGAGACGTCACCGGATACCATGGATACACAGATATCTGGGTAGTGAAACTCGATTCATCAGGAGAGATGAAATGGCAGAAATGTCTGGGGGGATCAGCGTATGATAGACCTTATTCACTCATTCAGACCACCGATGGAGGATTCCTCATCGGAGGATACACAGGTTCATCTGACGGAGACGTCACCGGAAACCATGGAGACGCAGATATCTGGGCAGTGAAACTCGACCCTGCCGGAGAACTGAAATGGCAGAAATGCCTGGGGGGAAAAAAAAGTGACAGACTGTATTCACTTATCCAGACTATCGATGGAGGATTCCTGATCACAGGAGATACAAGATCATCTGACGGAGATGTCACTGGAAACCACGGAGAAATGGACATCTGGGTAGTGAAACTTGATTCATCGGGAGAGATGAAATGGCAGAAATGTCTGGGAGGATCAGCGGATGATTTTTCATTTTCAGCCATTCAGGCCTCAGACGGAGGACTCCAGATCAGAGGAATCACATACTCAAATGATGGAGACGTCACCGGAAACCATGGAGACGCAGATATCTGGGCAGTGAAACTCGGCCCTGCCGGAGAATTAAAATGGCAGAAATGCCTGGGAGGATCAGCGGATGAATCTCCCACTTCAGCCATTCAGACCATAGATGGAGAATTCCTGATCGGAGGATATACATGCTCATCTGATGGAGACGTTACCGGATACCACGGAGGAACGGACATCTGGGTAGTGAAACTCGACCCTGCCGGAGAACTAAAATGGCAGAAATGCATTGGGGGATCAGCAGATGATTATCCCATCTCGATCATCCAGATTACGGACAACCAATATGTAGTCTACGGGTCTACATACTCATTTGATGGAGATATTGTAGGAAATCATGGTGAAGAGGACTTATGGCTGGGACTCATAGATACAAGGTATCAGGTAATTGCCACATCCGACTCCATGACAATCGCATATCCCCCCGGAACCAGGTCATATGAAGAAGGAACCAATGCAGCATACCTTGCACAGGCGAAACCGGGTGCGGATCTCGTGAACGTCTCGGTTGATGGCACTCAGGTTGGCCCGGTGAGCAACTGGACGTTCTCGCAGATCTCTTCCGATCATACCTTTGCAACAACCGGTCAGCCGACCCCTGGTCAGGTCCATGCATTCTTCACGTTGAACACCACCTGGGGAGCTGTTCCATTGACTGTTCAGTTCACAAACCAGTCACTTGGAGAACCGACATCATTCCAGTGGGATTTCGGTGATGGTGAGACGTCAACAGAGCGAGATCCAGTTCATACCTACACAACTCCGGGTACATACTCGGTCACACTTCAGGCTCACAATGCCTGGACAGGAGGAGTAGCTACCTTATCCCATGCCCTGACCGCAACAGCCGGGATTGTTCCCTCTCCAACACCGACACCGGTCCCGGGTGAGATAACCGCAGCATTTTCAGCAGACCGGACGACAGGTTCTGCTCCAATGCATGTATCGTTTATGGATCTGTCAACAGGAAACCCGACATCCTGGGTATGGAGCTTTGGTGATGGAACCTTCTCTGCTTCGCAGAACATTACCCATATGTATTCGGCCAAAGGGACGTATTCGGTCAGCCTTACCGCT
- a CDS encoding ribonuclease P protein component 4, whose translation MGKRHQRSDRRHVAGERIQILFTQASRFFPENPEWSNRCVALARRIAMKERIRMPHELRRQFCRSCYGFFVPGVTMQTRIHRSRVVVTCMACGYRRRYPLYRNKP comes from the coding sequence ATGGGAAAACGTCACCAGCGTTCGGATCGCAGGCATGTTGCAGGGGAACGCATCCAGATTCTCTTTACGCAGGCATCACGGTTCTTCCCTGAAAATCCTGAATGGAGCAACCGGTGCGTTGCACTGGCCCGCCGAATAGCAATGAAGGAGAGAATCCGTATGCCTCATGAGCTCAGACGGCAATTTTGCCGCAGTTGTTACGGATTCTTTGTGCCTGGTGTAACTATGCAGACCAGAATTCACCGTAGCCGTGTGGTTGTCACCTGCATGGCATGCGGCTATCGCCGCCGTTACCCCCTTTATCGGAATAAACCATGA
- the xseB gene encoding exodeoxyribonuclease VII small subunit, whose product MKKYEELVTDLKEIVKKIEDGETSLDEMIALYEQGTVIIKQCEERLSEAEMKISKLSKE is encoded by the coding sequence ATGAAGAAGTATGAGGAACTGGTAACAGATCTCAAAGAGATCGTGAAAAAGATCGAAGATGGTGAGACGAGCCTTGATGAAATGATTGCACTCTATGAACAGGGAACAGTAATCATCAAGCAGTGCGAGGAGCGGCTGAGTGAGGCAGAGATGAAGATAAGTAAACTTTCAAAGGAGTAA
- a CDS encoding YhbY family RNA-binding protein: protein MSQDRNSSRKKTSAPAGGYHDLKPTIWVGKSGMSQTIIEEIKSQIKTRKVIKVKWLESVEVEPEVVAQESGTILLQVRGRTMVLGDSGSVSGTRSRNI, encoded by the coding sequence ATGAGTCAAGACAGAAATAGTTCAAGAAAAAAGACATCAGCCCCAGCCGGTGGGTACCATGACCTCAAACCGACTATCTGGGTTGGAAAATCGGGTATGAGTCAGACGATCATCGAAGAGATCAAAAGCCAGATCAAGACCAGGAAAGTTATCAAGGTAAAGTGGCTTGAGTCTGTTGAAGTGGAACCGGAAGTTGTCGCACAGGAAAGCGGCACGATACTTCTTCAGGTAAGGGGAAGGACAATGGTACTTGGAGATTCAGGATCTGTCTCCGGCACCCGTTCACGAAATATATAA
- a CDS encoding sugar phosphate isomerase/epimerase family protein: protein MFFHDHPLDLIFDAVRISGADTLEFWPETPDWWLSGRSEDHLAQVIRQHPLPAPLSVHAPVLDLNPCSINPDVVRASISWIQFSIKLAESLKAKVCTIHPGRRTSKRPPADLDYWRLDQMLDEIAPYAESSRVSVSIENMEPQVNALLTTPAEISRVLNERDWLSFTLDSCHVASRGEEVLREFLSVAEGRIANVHLSGASGSVMHRPVKGNPWAEKALDILGDGGYDGLITLEINDLSVGDPLTAEEKIRMIADDVRVVRDHLS, encoded by the coding sequence ATGTTCTTCCATGACCATCCGCTTGACCTGATCTTTGATGCAGTCAGGATATCAGGCGCCGATACTCTTGAGTTCTGGCCTGAGACTCCGGATTGGTGGCTTTCAGGACGTTCTGAAGATCACCTTGCCCAGGTGATAAGACAGCATCCGCTCCCTGCCCCTCTGTCAGTGCATGCTCCGGTGCTGGATCTCAATCCCTGCTCAATAAATCCTGACGTGGTCAGGGCGTCGATCTCATGGATACAGTTCTCAATAAAACTTGCAGAGTCTCTTAAAGCCAAGGTCTGCACGATCCATCCGGGAAGGAGAACATCAAAGAGGCCTCCTGCTGATCTCGATTACTGGCGTCTTGACCAGATGCTCGATGAGATCGCCCCGTATGCCGAATCATCACGGGTCTCTGTCTCAATTGAGAACATGGAGCCTCAGGTAAACGCTCTGCTCACAACGCCGGCAGAGATTTCCCGTGTCCTCAATGAACGTGACTGGCTCTCATTCACCCTGGACTCATGCCATGTTGCATCGCGTGGTGAAGAGGTGCTTCGTGAATTTTTATCGGTTGCAGAAGGAAGGATTGCAAATGTTCACTTGTCCGGGGCATCAGGCAGTGTCATGCATCGTCCGGTGAAAGGAAACCCATGGGCAGAGAAAGCGCTTGATATCCTGGGTGATGGAGGTTATGATGGGCTTATCACCCTGGAGATCAACGACCTCTCGGTTGGAGATCCCCTCACTGCAGAAGAAAAAATCAGGATGATCGCTGATGATGTCAGAGTTGTCAGGGATCATCTTTCATGA
- the purN gene encoding phosphoribosylglycinamide formyltransferase, translating into MNVKKGTFVVLASGRGSNFQAILDRVSDGYIPAVCTALITDNPLAHAIERARAAGIPGEVVSFKSFSDKQAYETALIATIQKYNPDLVVLAGYMRILGSEIVRKYSGRMVNIHPSLLPSFTGLHAQEQAVNYGVKVAGCTVHFVTEDMDAGPVIIQRTVPVFENDDGDILSDRILVEEHKAFPQAIRLFFQGRLTIEGRVVKIDTNQAPSPGRDD; encoded by the coding sequence ATGAACGTAAAAAAGGGGACATTTGTTGTGCTTGCTTCAGGAAGAGGGTCAAATTTTCAGGCCATCCTTGACCGTGTATCTGACGGGTATATCCCTGCGGTATGTACAGCCCTGATAACAGACAACCCACTTGCCCATGCAATCGAACGTGCGCGAGCTGCAGGGATCCCCGGTGAAGTCGTCTCGTTTAAATCGTTTTCAGATAAACAGGCATATGAGACTGCTCTGATTGCAACAATCCAGAAATATAATCCGGATCTTGTGGTGTTAGCCGGATATATGAGGATTTTAGGAAGTGAGATCGTCAGGAAATATTCAGGCAGGATGGTCAACATTCATCCAAGTCTCCTTCCCTCCTTTACCGGGCTGCATGCACAGGAGCAGGCAGTCAACTACGGTGTGAAAGTTGCCGGATGCACTGTGCATTTTGTCACAGAAGATATGGATGCAGGCCCGGTAATTATACAGCGGACTGTCCCCGTCTTTGAGAATGATGATGGCGATATCCTCTCGGATCGGATTCTTGTTGAAGAGCATAAGGCATTTCCGCAGGCAATCCGGCTCTTCTTTCAAGGACGGCTTACGATAGAAGGTCGGGTTGTGAAAATTGATACCAATCAGGCTCCGTCCCCGGGTCGGGATGATTAA
- a CDS encoding 30S ribosomal protein S19e, whose product MTTVYDVPAEKLISRVAAELKEKSEITAPEWAAFAKTGAHKGMPPEDSDWWYTRAAAVLRRVYVDGPVGVERMRSVYGGSKNRGSKPNKTVKGSGSVLRKAVQQLEKAGYVAQQKSGRVVTPAGASFLDGVAHSIATESA is encoded by the coding sequence ATGACTACTGTATATGATGTTCCTGCTGAGAAGCTGATTTCACGCGTTGCAGCGGAACTGAAGGAAAAATCCGAGATAACTGCTCCTGAATGGGCAGCCTTTGCAAAGACCGGTGCCCACAAGGGGATGCCACCTGAAGATTCTGACTGGTGGTATACCCGTGCAGCAGCCGTACTGAGGCGTGTGTACGTAGACGGCCCGGTCGGTGTTGAGCGGATGCGGTCAGTGTATGGTGGAAGTAAGAACAGAGGCTCCAAACCGAACAAAACGGTGAAGGGGAGTGGATCCGTCCTGCGAAAGGCGGTTCAGCAGCTCGAGAAGGCAGGGTATGTTGCCCAGCAGAAGAGCGGCAGAGTCGTCACACCTGCAGGCGCTTCGTTCCTCGATGGAGTAGCGCACAGTATCGCAACTGAGTCCGCGTAA
- a CDS encoding hemolysin family protein encodes MIIEYYLYIGIFILALVCSAFFSCSEVALFSITRAKVRTLINEGMPGAQALLTLKEEPDRFLITILIGNNIVNILGASVVTALAIGIFGPGPYAIAGATVGVVIFLLLFGEILPKMYTSRHQTSIALGVSPTIYLLSRIFSPLIWTFNALAGKMTGGPVFSQHLITEEEIKEWIDVGQEEGTIEKDEQEMLHSVFEFADTRVREAMTPRIDVVMAEDTLSPEDALAIFKKTGFSRLPVFHENIDTIRGILNIKDVFVAVMDGRNHHPLVELCSEPVYVPDTKKIDDLLREMKARKNHLAIVLDEYGAFVGIITVEDIVEELVGDILDEFDTEEPELIRVAEGVYSVDARMWVSDLNKELELDLPECETYETIAGLIIDRLGYIPRIGESCDLDGGIRLIVIQMKGKRITRIKLLISPSLKKSEAGA; translated from the coding sequence GTGATCATCGAATATTACCTCTATATCGGCATCTTTATTCTGGCGCTTGTCTGTTCTGCATTTTTCTCCTGCTCTGAAGTTGCACTCTTCTCCATCACCCGTGCCAAAGTCAGGACCCTCATCAATGAAGGAATGCCAGGTGCACAGGCACTTTTGACATTGAAAGAGGAGCCTGACCGGTTTCTGATCACGATCCTGATTGGAAATAATATTGTCAATATTCTTGGTGCCTCGGTTGTGACCGCGTTGGCAATCGGCATATTTGGTCCGGGACCATATGCAATTGCAGGCGCTACAGTTGGCGTGGTTATCTTTTTGCTGCTTTTTGGTGAGATTCTGCCAAAGATGTACACGAGCAGGCACCAGACCAGTATTGCTCTTGGGGTTTCTCCAACGATCTACCTGCTCTCGCGGATATTCAGCCCCCTCATCTGGACCTTTAATGCTCTTGCCGGTAAAATGACCGGTGGTCCGGTCTTTTCACAACATCTCATCACAGAGGAGGAGATCAAGGAGTGGATCGATGTCGGACAGGAAGAGGGGACCATAGAGAAGGATGAGCAGGAGATGCTCCACTCGGTCTTTGAGTTTGCAGACACCCGGGTTAGGGAAGCGATGACGCCGAGGATAGATGTGGTGATGGCTGAAGACACCCTCTCTCCAGAAGATGCCCTTGCAATATTTAAGAAGACCGGGTTTTCACGTCTCCCGGTGTTTCATGAGAACATCGATACCATCAGGGGTATTCTCAATATCAAGGATGTCTTTGTTGCCGTGATGGATGGCAGGAACCATCACCCGCTTGTTGAGCTCTGCTCTGAACCGGTCTATGTTCCTGATACTAAGAAGATAGATGATCTGCTCCGTGAGATGAAGGCCAGGAAAAACCACCTTGCTATTGTCCTAGATGAGTATGGTGCATTTGTTGGTATCATCACGGTAGAAGATATCGTTGAGGAACTGGTGGGAGATATCCTTGATGAGTTCGATACCGAGGAGCCTGAACTGATACGGGTAGCAGAGGGTGTCTATTCTGTTGATGCCAGGATGTGGGTATCAGATCTCAACAAGGAACTTGAGCTTGATTTACCGGAATGCGAAACCTACGAAACCATAGCAGGCCTTATCATCGATCGGCTGGGATATATTCCACGAATTGGTGAGTCCTGTGATCTGGATGGAGGCATCAGACTGATTGTGATTCAGATGAAAGGAAAACGAATAACCAGAATCAAACTGCTGATCTCGCCTTCTCTCAAAAAATCAGAGGCCGGTGCATGA
- a CDS encoding DNA-binding protein gives MGDDELAEIRRRRMMEMQQQAASQQDEAERQRQYDAQIHSVLMQILEPEARERLNTIRLTKPDFARSVEQQLVMLAQNGRIKNKINDEQLKVILKQVTPAKREFNIRRKG, from the coding sequence ATGGGAGATGATGAATTAGCAGAGATCCGACGGCGTCGAATGATGGAGATGCAGCAACAGGCTGCTTCCCAGCAGGATGAAGCCGAACGGCAACGTCAGTATGATGCACAGATACATTCTGTACTCATGCAGATTCTTGAGCCTGAAGCACGTGAGCGGCTTAACACTATCCGGCTTACAAAGCCTGATTTTGCAAGGTCCGTTGAACAACAACTGGTCATGCTTGCCCAGAACGGAAGGATCAAGAATAAGATCAATGACGAGCAGCTGAAAGTCATCCTTAAACAGGTAACGCCAGCGAAGCGCGAATTCAATATCAGACGTAAAGGATGA
- the xseA gene encoding exodeoxyribonuclease VII large subunit codes for MDQLTLDSWGTSPKPAVMRVSEVTAVITSLLDTPELTNIRVTGEITNFKRHGSGHLYFSLSERQGEKEFVIRCTIWKTAAKYLPWKPEDGMIVEAFGSINHYERSGQYNLIVTQMWQSGAGEKALLIERWKRELGLKGYFSPERKRPLPDYPTKIGVVTSETGAVIHDIQNVLSCRFPVEIILSPTAVQGPTAHDEIAAAIRRVAPMVDLVIVGRGGGSYEDLFAFNNPAVVEAIATCPVPVIAAIGHEVDVTLADLAADVRASTPSHAAELAVKDRKSELEMISQIRGRIFRRLLTRVEQADEELNDLRDRLSPVRMNRTLADRRQYLVDITDRMNNLSDLSLGRFRVQVRELNARLEARNPSGILMREIPERRIRIADLNEQLCRGADTFLARYRAEIESLSKILEARSPYAAARDGYCIVFKDGKTVSSARVLSEGEMVDLRFRDGSASAVIDQVKPHEEV; via the coding sequence ATGGATCAGCTGACTCTGGATTCCTGGGGGACCAGTCCGAAACCTGCAGTTATGCGGGTATCTGAGGTTACTGCAGTGATAACCAGCCTTCTTGATACTCCGGAACTGACCAACATCAGGGTTACCGGCGAGATCACCAACTTCAAGAGGCACGGGTCAGGACACCTCTACTTCTCACTTTCAGAACGTCAGGGCGAGAAGGAGTTTGTGATCAGGTGTACGATCTGGAAGACTGCTGCAAAGTATCTGCCGTGGAAACCAGAAGACGGGATGATCGTAGAGGCGTTTGGGAGCATCAACCACTACGAAAGAAGCGGGCAGTATAATCTAATCGTCACCCAGATGTGGCAGTCAGGGGCAGGAGAGAAGGCCCTCCTCATCGAGCGGTGGAAAAGAGAACTTGGGCTCAAAGGCTACTTCTCTCCTGAACGAAAACGTCCTCTCCCTGATTACCCGACAAAAATAGGGGTGGTCACGTCAGAGACAGGAGCTGTCATCCACGACATCCAGAACGTACTCTCCTGCAGGTTCCCGGTGGAGATCATCCTCTCACCAACCGCAGTACAGGGTCCGACTGCCCATGATGAGATTGCCGCAGCAATCAGGCGGGTTGCCCCGATGGTTGATCTCGTGATTGTCGGGAGAGGAGGTGGGAGTTACGAGGACCTCTTCGCCTTCAACAACCCTGCTGTTGTAGAAGCGATTGCAACCTGTCCGGTACCGGTAATTGCTGCCATCGGGCATGAAGTAGATGTCACCCTCGCAGATCTTGCTGCAGATGTTAGAGCATCAACACCGTCCCATGCAGCAGAACTAGCAGTTAAGGACCGCAAGTCAGAACTCGAAATGATTTCGCAGATCAGGGGTCGCATTTTCAGACGGCTTCTGACCAGAGTAGAGCAGGCAGACGAGGAACTCAATGATCTCCGGGACCGGCTGTCACCGGTCAGGATGAACAGGACTCTTGCGGACCGCAGACAGTATCTCGTGGATATAACCGACAGGATGAATAACCTTTCAGATCTCTCGCTTGGAAGGTTCAGAGTTCAGGTCAGGGAACTGAACGCAAGGCTTGAAGCGAGAAATCCATCAGGTATCCTGATGAGAGAGATTCCTGAACGGAGAATCAGGATCGCAGATCTGAATGAACAACTCTGCCGTGGTGCAGACACTTTTCTTGCACGGTATCGTGCAGAAATCGAATCATTATCCAAGATACTTGAGGCACGAAGCCCGTACGCTGCTGCCAGGGATGGATATTGTATCGTTTTCAAAGACGGCAAAACAGTGTCTTCTGCAAGGGTGCTATCAGAAGGTGAGATGGTGGATCTCAGGTTCAGGGATGGATCAGCATCTGCAGTTATTGATCAGGTGAAACCGCATGAAGAAGTATGA